The genome window CTCCAGGTAATCTTCGCAGGAGGTCGTGCTGAACATCAAGCCAACAGCCAGAACTAAGTATTTTATCTTTTTCATGCTTCTGAAATCAATTGAAAAGGTGAACGGAGGGTATGTTTAGAAGCTGACATCCAAACCAAAGCTGAACATTTTAACCTGCGGATAACTACGACCCGTTCCTACTGGCGACTCCACATCGTAGCCATCCCAGAACTTATCTAATGTCCAGATATTCTGCCCATTGGCAAATACGCGCACACTGTTGATTCCCGCGCGTTGGGTCAAAGCACTTGGCAGTTGATAGCCAAACTGGATATTCTTTAGCCGTAGGTAAGCCGCGTTGCGCATCCAGAAACTAGAGCCCCTCTCGTTGTTCGATTCGCTGAACGCCAGACGGGGAAATGTAGCATTCGGATTTTCGGGTGTCCAGTGGTCTTTGTGCTGCTCCTGAACGGTACCGCCCAGGAAGAAGGGCATAATTCCCTGCTCATTCAGGTAGCCGTCGGCTTTGCCAACCCCTTGCAGGACAATATTCAGGCTGAAACCTTTGTAGTAGGCATTCAGGGTGCTGCCGTAGGTGAAGCGGGGAACGGTGCTACCAAACACGACGTTATCATCGCCGTTGATGAGGCCATCGCCGTTCTGGTCTTTGTATTTAATATCGCCGGGCTTAACGGTTCCAAATTGCTGAGCGTGCGCAGCAACCTCGTCCGCCGTCTGGAAGAAGCCTTCCGCCTCTAGACCAAAAAGCGAACCAATGGGATACCCCTCCCGATTTGCCTGCAAGGAGACTCCGTTTACACCCCGCAAATCAACTACCCGGTTTATTACGTCCGAAATGTTGAAGCCAACATCGTAGCGGAAATCGCGCACATTGCCGCGATAGTTTACCCCAAGTTCCCAGCCTTTATTGTCAACAATTCCCGCATTTTGAAAAGGCGCTCCTAATCCGATGATGGCAGGCACATCCAGCTGCAACAAAATATCCCGTGTCTTTTTGGTATAATAATCGGCCGTAATCGACAGCTTGGAAAATAAGGTAGCATCCAATCCAATATTGGTCATTTCGGTGGCTTCCCACGATATGTCTGCATTAGCCAACGTATTCAGCGCTACCACGTTAACAATCTGTTTACCCAGCGTATAGGGACCAAATTGCAGAGACGACATGAACGGATAGTTACCACCCGGAATATTCTGATTTCCTAAACGCCCCCACGAAGCGCGCAGCTTCAATTCATTCACCACATTATTGATGGGCAACATGAAGGATTCCTGCGAAATACGCCATCCTCCCGATACAGAAGGGAAAAAGCCGTATTTATTTCCTTTGGCAAATCGGGAAGATCCGTCGTAGCGGGCGTTGGCCTCAAACAAATACTTCTGTTTGTAATCGTAGTTCACCCGACCAAAAAACGACTGTAAGGCCCATTCAGACGCTCCACCCGAAGACCGCTGAATATCCGAATTTCCGGCATTCAATACATCATAAGCAGGAAGTAGGAAGCCTTCCCGGTAAGCCGTTACGTTGTCATTTCGGAAGTCCTCGCGGGAGAAACCGCCCAAGACTTTCACCCCATGATCGCCATACGTTTTATCGAACGTAACCGTACTTCGCAACGTGGTGTATAGCGACCGATTGGTGACCTCATTCAAGCTAGTCCGGGCCGGAGCCAGAAAGCTTAGTGCGCCGTCCGGTTTATACGTTTGTACGGATTTATTAAAGTTTTTTTCAATCCCCAGGGCGTATTTCGGTGCATAAGCAACCTCCGCTGTTAGCCATTCGGCGGGTTTATAAACCAGAGCCGCATTTAAGAGAACATACGGATCATTTCTTCTCCGAGTCCCCCCCTCCCTTGACATAGCAATTGGATTATCCCCGTTCCAGCCATCACCCCAGGTTCCGTTTGAATTAATGCCAACCTGATTGGCTGGAATTCGGTTCATCCAGTGAAACACATCTTCGGAACCACGACCTGGCTCCAAGGTAGTTGCCGCAACTAATTGTAAGTCAGCCCGCGCACTGAATTTCTTCGAAAACTGAATATCCGTATTATTCCGCAGGGTATACCGCCGAAAGCTGGAGTTTTCAATAATTCCTTTTTGATCCAGATAACCTGCCGATGTTAGAAAGCGGATTTTATCGCTGCCCCCGTTGATGCTGAAAAAGTGACTTTGCTGCAAACCGGAGCCAGTTAGTACTTCTTTCTGCCAGTCCGTATCCGGGTATAAATCCCGGTTGCCAGGGCCTTCCGTCCGGTATTTCTGAATTAGATCATCGCCATAAAGTGGTGCCCGCCCGACGTTCACATAGGCTTCGTTGGTCAGCAGCATGTGGTCGATGGCATTGGTCATTTTTGGCAAATTGGTAGGCGTTTGCCAGCCGATGTAATTGTTGTAATTGACCGAAATACGGTTGCCCTTCGCCCGTTTAGTAGTGATCAGAATAACCCCATTGGCTGCTCGGGAACCATAGATAGAAGCCGAAGCCGCATCTTTTAGAATTGATACGGATTCGATCAGGTTTGGGTCAATGCTGTTCATCGATCCTTCGATATTGTCAATCAGTACCAATGGATCTGCACTACTACCGCCAAGTGTTCCAATGCCTCGAATCCGGATCGTACCACCGTCACCACCCGGACGCCCCGAACGCTGCGTTACGGTCACGCCCGGCATCAGCCCCTGCAAGGCCGACGAAGTCTGCCCTACGGGTCTCCGGCTAATTTCTTCGCTTGATACGGATGATACGGCTCCCGTGAGGTTCACTTTTTTCTGCGTACCAAAACCAACCACGACTACCTCCGACAGCGATTTTGTGTCGGCTTGCAGTTTGATGTCAATCGCTGCCTGATTTCCGACGGTTACTTCCTGGGATAAATACCCCACGAAACTGAATACCAGAACGGCGCTCTTATCGGGCACATTTAACTGATAGGCCCCTTTATTATCCGTGGTTGTTCCCCGCGTTGTGCCTTTCAGAACGACACTTACCCCCGGCAGCCCGGCCCCGGACTCATCAATTACGGTTCCGCTAACCGTTACATCAGCGGTTACGATGGCCTGCGCACTTTCGACAATGGCGGGAGCGACAGCCATTGGCTCAGCTATCGCATCAAAATTCAGGCTATTTTTAGGGTTGGATAACTGGGTAGTTGTTTTATCATTCGCTTTATTGACAACAATTAAATAAGCTTCCGAATGGAGTTTTTTGAAGCGCAAACCGTGTGGCTTCAATAGCTGAATCAGGTTCGTTTCCAGTTTTCCTTTCAGGTTGACAGCGCCCGAAGTTTGCCGGTCGGCAACCACTTTTTCTTCAAACAGGATGTCAACCCCGTAGTGATTTTTTAAGTCCAGCAGTACTTTTTTCAGGGAATGCGTTTCGGTAGGTTGTGCGCTTTTGGTGCTGGCGGGGCGCTTTTTCCCTTGCGCAGATGCCCAGATCTGGGCATCTGCGCAGTGCGGAAAACCCGTGAGCAGTAAACCGGTCACCAAGGTTAGGGGTATCAGTTTTTTCATCATAGATGGAGTTAAAAGTTCTAGGGTAGATCAATTGGTAAGGCAGAACAGACCAAATCCGGACGAATCAGCCTCTCGCTGCCTTGGTATTAACTGGTTGTTGTTTTGGAAGAAAGCACGATGGAGCGACCAGGGTGGGTGATGCGCAGTTCCAGCAGTTCGGCCAGCGCCTCAAGCAGGGCGTCAGCCGTTCGCGCCCGGAAGGTGCCCGTTAAGGTGCGGAGGGCCAATTCGTCATCAGACAGTTCGACTTTCATGCCGTAGGTATCGTTCAGCATGGCCACTACTTCCCGTAGCGGCGTATTGTCGAATACGAAACGCTGGTCGCGCCAGGCAGCAAATGCCTGCGGGTC of Tellurirhabdus bombi contains these proteins:
- a CDS encoding SusC/RagA family TonB-linked outer membrane protein, whose protein sequence is MMKKLIPLTLVTGLLLTGFPHCADAQIWASAQGKKRPASTKSAQPTETHSLKKVLLDLKNHYGVDILFEEKVVADRQTSGAVNLKGKLETNLIQLLKPHGLRFKKLHSEAYLIVVNKANDKTTTQLSNPKNSLNFDAIAEPMAVAPAIVESAQAIVTADVTVSGTVIDESGAGLPGVSVVLKGTTRGTTTDNKGAYQLNVPDKSAVLVFSFVGYLSQEVTVGNQAAIDIKLQADTKSLSEVVVVGFGTQKKVNLTGAVSSVSSEEISRRPVGQTSSALQGLMPGVTVTQRSGRPGGDGGTIRIRGIGTLGGSSADPLVLIDNIEGSMNSIDPNLIESVSILKDAASASIYGSRAANGVILITTKRAKGNRISVNYNNYIGWQTPTNLPKMTNAIDHMLLTNEAYVNVGRAPLYGDDLIQKYRTEGPGNRDLYPDTDWQKEVLTGSGLQQSHFFSINGGSDKIRFLTSAGYLDQKGIIENSSFRRYTLRNNTDIQFSKKFSARADLQLVAATTLEPGRGSEDVFHWMNRIPANQVGINSNGTWGDGWNGDNPIAMSREGGTRRRNDPYVLLNAALVYKPAEWLTAEVAYAPKYALGIEKNFNKSVQTYKPDGALSFLAPARTSLNEVTNRSLYTTLRSTVTFDKTYGDHGVKVLGGFSREDFRNDNVTAYREGFLLPAYDVLNAGNSDIQRSSGGASEWALQSFFGRVNYDYKQKYLFEANARYDGSSRFAKGNKYGFFPSVSGGWRISQESFMLPINNVVNELKLRASWGRLGNQNIPGGNYPFMSSLQFGPYTLGKQIVNVVALNTLANADISWEATEMTNIGLDATLFSKLSITADYYTKKTRDILLQLDVPAIIGLGAPFQNAGIVDNKGWELGVNYRGNVRDFRYDVGFNISDVINRVVDLRGVNGVSLQANREGYPIGSLFGLEAEGFFQTADEVAAHAQQFGTVKPGDIKYKDQNGDGLINGDDNVVFGSTVPRFTYGSTLNAYYKGFSLNIVLQGVGKADGYLNEQGIMPFFLGGTVQEQHKDHWTPENPNATFPRLAFSESNNERGSSFWMRNAAYLRLKNIQFGYQLPSALTQRAGINSVRVFANGQNIWTLDKFWDGYDVESPVGTGRSYPQVKMFSFGLDVSF